Proteins from a single region of Methanoculleus sp. SDB:
- a CDS encoding GHMP kinase, with protein sequence MPTLKIRGGDLDLVEYEFNPFFPGEEIWTPAPGKIYTLAPRKGTVTVTTPARIHLSVLDMNRFAPDHPGGGGIGFAIQVYCSADVTCTESEVLIDYSREPIIRHFVEVFKKAVGYTGGFRIVARDHEHKHVGLGSTGSILVSVVHGMNIAVGSPLSAEEIRMLIGKNYVEETADGRVTHGFETGVGPAAATFGGMAVMGDELALACHHPFAPEKNVYIVIPPTDVSSAGEHEFDLLMNRARTLDYRDRELKAYLILMDFIPALFRGDVAQMGNIIWEIEFRGSKRAEVEHHSFEIYHLMSRLRDAGLEFVGMSSVGPSIAIVTARSEPEIREILTPMGLTLALRTYVDNEGMQIRM encoded by the coding sequence ATGCCTACGCTTAAAATCCGGGGCGGCGACCTTGATCTCGTCGAATACGAGTTCAATCCGTTTTTTCCCGGGGAAGAGATCTGGACGCCGGCACCGGGGAAGATATATACTCTCGCACCCCGGAAGGGGACGGTCACCGTCACGACACCGGCCCGGATCCACCTCAGTGTCCTTGACATGAACCGTTTCGCACCCGATCATCCGGGCGGTGGCGGAATAGGATTTGCAATTCAGGTATACTGTTCGGCCGACGTCACCTGTACGGAATCGGAGGTTCTGATCGACTATTCACGCGAACCGATCATCCGGCATTTCGTCGAAGTATTTAAAAAAGCCGTCGGATATACAGGCGGATTCCGCATTGTTGCCCGGGATCACGAGCATAAGCATGTCGGACTCGGTTCGACCGGTTCAATCCTCGTCTCGGTGGTGCACGGGATGAACATAGCTGTCGGATCCCCGCTCAGTGCGGAGGAGATCCGCATGCTTATCGGTAAAAATTATGTCGAGGAGACTGCCGACGGGAGGGTGACCCACGGGTTTGAAACCGGTGTCGGGCCTGCTGCGGCGACGTTCGGCGGCATGGCGGTGATGGGTGACGAGCTTGCCCTGGCCTGCCATCACCCGTTTGCTCCCGAAAAAAATGTGTATATCGTTATTCCGCCCACCGATGTCTCCTCCGCCGGCGAGCATGAATTTGATCTGCTCATGAACAGGGCACGGACCCTTGACTACCGGGATCGTGAACTCAAGGCATACCTGATTCTCATGGATTTCATTCCGGCGCTGTTCAGGGGAGATGTCGCACAGATGGGCAATATTATCTGGGAAATCGAATTCAGGGGCTCAAAACGTGCCGAAGTCGAGCACCACAGTTTCGAGATATACCACCTGATGAGCCGCCTTCGGGATGCCGGCCTGGAGTTTGTCGGGATGAGTTCGGTCGGCCCGTCAATTGCAATAGTCACCGCGCGGAGCGAACCGGAGATAAGGGAGATACTCACCCCAATGGGCCTTACCCTTGCGCTCCGGACATATGTCGACAACGAGGGAATGCAGATCAGAATGTGA
- a CDS encoding glycosyl transferase family 1 — MKVNFFVEDMLFFKYIGCATAARSLFRSLGKRTDIDIAYNDSGGPFDLVHYHTFGPFALFHKKRHNGISVLTAHSTPRVNENNIAFSRFINRQYPRIYGSFDHIVTISESCRREVEALVPGVPTTLIPNGVDRDFFIHDTERRQSFREEYGIPGDALVVLTVAQQTPRKGIYDIMACAQRHPDITWVWVGGFPYGIFSKEYYTIQRTKRAAGPNMIFTGFVPDIRDAYSAADIFCMPSYAETFGLVILEALSSGLPVIARDIPEFREIFGDDLMYFSDPDGISALLADPLSHRQYGERARAATERFDIRGIAERHVDLYRALTGQVKGITPE, encoded by the coding sequence ATGAAGGTGAATTTCTTCGTCGAAGACATGCTTTTTTTCAAGTATATCGGGTGTGCGACAGCCGCACGATCCCTGTTCCGCTCGCTCGGGAAGCGGACCGATATCGACATTGCCTATAATGACAGTGGCGGGCCGTTCGACCTCGTGCATTACCATACCTTCGGGCCGTTTGCCCTCTTCCACAAAAAGCGGCACAACGGGATATCGGTCCTGACCGCCCACTCGACACCCCGGGTCAATGAAAACAATATAGCGTTCAGCAGGTTCATCAACCGGCAGTATCCCCGTATCTACGGATCCTTTGACCACATCGTGACAATCTCCGAATCCTGCAGGAGAGAGGTCGAGGCACTGGTGCCCGGCGTCCCCACCACGCTCATTCCAAACGGCGTCGACCGGGATTTTTTTATCCACGATACGGAGCGCAGGCAGTCGTTCAGGGAAGAGTACGGGATTCCCGGCGATGCGCTTGTCGTGCTGACCGTTGCCCAGCAGACACCGAGAAAGGGGATATACGACATCATGGCGTGCGCACAGAGGCATCCCGATATCACCTGGGTCTGGGTCGGCGGATTTCCCTATGGGATCTTTTCGAAGGAATATTATACGATCCAGCGGACAAAACGCGCTGCAGGGCCCAACATGATCTTCACCGGGTTCGTACCCGACATCCGGGACGCCTACAGCGCCGCCGACATCTTCTGCATGCCGTCCTATGCCGAGACGTTCGGGCTCGTCATCCTCGAGGCTCTCTCGTCCGGGCTTCCGGTCATCGCCCGCGACATTCCCGAATTCCGTGAAATTTTTGGGGATGACCTGATGTACTTTTCCGATCCCGACGGAATATCCGCACTCCTCGCCGATCCCCTCTCTCACCGGCAGTACGGAGAACGTGCCCGTGCCGCCACCGAGAGGTTCGATATCCGCGGAATTGCAGAACGCCACGTCGACCTGTACCGCGCTCTCACGGGACAGGTAAAGGGCATTACGCCGGAGTGA
- a CDS encoding FAD-dependent oxidoreductase, with translation MKWAILGGGLTGITLANLLLEDGHEVVVLEKEAEAGGLCRSITESGFTFDIGGSHIIFSRDTGALSLMHDALGENRGERDRNTKIFYKGRYVKYPFENGLHELPREDCFFCINEFVKTLIAVEKGELPPPETFRDWIYYTFGRGIAETYMIPYNEKIWNFPVDRMSLHWVDGRIPRPPVEDVIRSAIGIETEGYTHQSRFSYPETGGIEALVRALARPLGDRVKTGYTVRSVSRDETGFLISDGAEAVRADRCISTIPLQALLPALSGVPETVARAVADLKYNSLCCVCVGVRGEVPPYSWLYVPENDLGAFNRVSFPSNFSTRVAPEGHSSILVEITYNDGDAISRMTDGEIAAHALKGLALMGIAAEEDVAFTKVVHQTYAYVVYDLAYQETIRTVRDYFAEREIDLVGRFSEFEYLNMDGCIRHAIDFVRGRA, from the coding sequence GTGAAATGGGCAATACTCGGCGGCGGACTGACTGGAATTACCCTAGCAAACCTGCTTCTTGAGGACGGGCATGAGGTCGTGGTCCTTGAAAAGGAAGCGGAGGCGGGCGGTCTCTGCCGGTCGATAACCGAATCGGGCTTCACCTTTGACATCGGCGGGTCCCACATCATTTTCAGCCGCGATACCGGTGCCCTCTCCCTGATGCACGATGCTCTCGGGGAGAACCGCGGAGAGAGGGACAGGAATACGAAAATCTTCTATAAAGGACGGTATGTCAAGTACCCGTTTGAAAACGGGCTCCACGAGCTGCCCCGGGAAGACTGTTTCTTCTGCATCAATGAATTCGTCAAAACGCTCATCGCGGTTGAAAAGGGAGAACTCCCGCCACCCGAAACGTTCCGCGACTGGATTTACTACACGTTCGGCAGAGGCATCGCCGAGACGTATATGATCCCCTACAATGAAAAGATCTGGAACTTTCCCGTCGACCGGATGAGCCTTCACTGGGTGGACGGGCGTATTCCCCGCCCCCCCGTCGAGGATGTGATCCGCTCGGCAATCGGGATCGAGACGGAGGGCTATACCCACCAGTCCCGTTTTTCGTACCCGGAGACCGGCGGGATCGAGGCCCTTGTCCGCGCACTCGCCAGACCGCTCGGAGATCGCGTGAAGACGGGGTATACGGTGCGGTCCGTCTCCCGCGACGAAACGGGGTTCCTGATCTCGGACGGGGCGGAGGCCGTGCGGGCGGACCGATGCATCTCAACCATCCCGCTTCAGGCCCTGCTCCCCGCTCTCTCCGGTGTGCCGGAGACGGTTGCCCGGGCCGTGGCGGACCTGAAGTACAACTCGCTCTGCTGCGTCTGCGTCGGCGTCCGGGGAGAGGTGCCGCCGTACTCGTGGCTTTATGTGCCCGAAAACGATCTCGGTGCCTTCAACCGGGTCTCGTTCCCCTCGAATTTCAGCACCCGCGTAGCGCCGGAAGGGCACTCCTCCATCCTTGTCGAGATCACCTACAATGACGGCGATGCGATCTCCCGGATGACCGACGGGGAGATAGCCGCTCATGCCCTGAAAGGCCTCGCTCTCATGGGAATTGCCGCAGAGGAGGACGTGGCCTTCACGAAGGTCGTGCACCAGACCTATGCGTATGTCGTCTACGACCTCGCATACCAGGAGACCATCCGGACAGTCCGCGATTACTTCGCGGAGCGGGAGATCGATCTCGTCGGGCGATTCTCGGAATTCGAATACCTGAATATGGACGGGTGCATCAGGCATGCCATCGACTTCGTGCGGGGCCGTGCATGA
- a CDS encoding glycosyl transferase: MTISVVIPTYNEEKNIEHCLESLRRQTFSEDDVEIIVVDGNSQDRTRERAESLADRVIIQTSKKVGGARNDGFTIARGEIVATTDADCIIPPEWLSVIHDSFSRHDDLVQLYGTVYPREEGMKHRLSLGCANTFSRIGYHTRTLYYTLGCNTAFDREAFHAAGMYRCIDAGDDLEIAQRMRKIGNVMLNPRMRVQFSMRRYEQFGTLKSLYEWVYIVAQGGDSGKVSYSKRRYK, encoded by the coding sequence ATGACGATTTCTGTTGTTATCCCGACCTATAACGAAGAAAAAAACATCGAGCACTGTCTGGAGTCACTCCGAAGGCAGACCTTCTCCGAAGATGACGTCGAGATTATCGTCGTGGACGGTAATTCACAGGACAGGACCCGTGAGAGAGCCGAATCGCTTGCGGACCGCGTCATCATCCAGACAAGCAAAAAGGTGGGAGGTGCGCGGAACGACGGTTTTACCATTGCCCGCGGAGAGATTGTCGCCACGACCGACGCCGACTGCATCATCCCTCCCGAATGGCTCTCGGTTATCCACGACTCGTTTTCGAGGCACGACGATCTCGTGCAGCTCTACGGCACGGTGTATCCCCGCGAGGAAGGGATGAAACACCGGCTATCCCTCGGGTGCGCCAACACCTTCTCGCGAATCGGGTATCACACACGGACCCTCTATTATACACTCGGCTGCAACACGGCATTTGACCGCGAGGCATTCCATGCGGCAGGGATGTACCGGTGCATCGATGCGGGAGACGACCTCGAGATTGCCCAGCGGATGCGGAAAATCGGGAATGTCATGCTGAATCCGAGGATGCGGGTGCAGTTTTCGATGCGGCGGTACGAGCAGTTCGGGACACTCAAATCGCTGTACGAATGGGTTTATATCGTTGCACAGGGCGGAGATTCGGGAAAGGTTTCGTATTCCAAACGCCGGTACAAATAA
- a CDS encoding pseudouridine synthase yields MARYDIRHRDGMARAGVFYGAGEPLSLPAAIDAEERFSDLALLKHSHVPLSAPPAFVEAYLPGYETVVAVHPRSSRTASSGDVVMIGNWHTALAQPRQYIRWLQDLKGRVPPDTVWYAPASALPSGVAFLIFSGLDLFDFTAVDLMTARDLYCTPEGEFPAEEWLAGGGCPCPGCAAGDLGLHNRLALVREIAVSTRFLARGQLREFIERRCRAHAPFVAALRLFDVEYDFTEPSTPIVRTAPFLAHTAESLRRPEVRRFADRVTGRYVPYRTDVAVILPCSARKPYSGSRSHHLLKAAIRDRAHELIMTSPLGLVPRELERLYPAAHYDIPVTGYWDREEREFIAATLAAYLGRHRYRRVLAHVEGGSLDIVADAAARCGTEIECTCRGHPTDAASLDALGAALEGERRKVPDIIRGCVSWQFGADIDTRGLMLKGKWMNQKVVRGKEQLFSLDPATGLLRPTFGGWDLIPEGYRIKIDNFVPKGDVLAPGIVDADPAIREGDEVLITGDLAVATGRAVMGAREMLESSYGVAAKVRKVHKFAPEGP; encoded by the coding sequence TTGGCACGATATGATATCCGTCACCGGGACGGAATGGCACGGGCGGGGGTGTTTTACGGGGCGGGGGAGCCGCTCTCTCTCCCGGCGGCAATCGATGCGGAAGAGCGGTTTTCCGACCTGGCCCTGCTGAAGCACTCACATGTGCCTCTGTCGGCTCCCCCCGCGTTTGTCGAAGCGTACCTTCCCGGCTATGAGACGGTCGTGGCGGTGCATCCCCGCTCCTCCCGCACCGCCTCGTCGGGCGACGTGGTGATGATCGGGAACTGGCACACGGCACTCGCCCAGCCCCGGCAGTACATCCGCTGGCTGCAGGACCTGAAAGGGCGGGTGCCGCCTGACACCGTCTGGTACGCGCCCGCATCGGCCCTCCCGTCGGGTGTTGCGTTTCTCATCTTTTCGGGACTGGATCTCTTCGATTTCACCGCGGTCGACCTGATGACCGCCCGGGATCTCTACTGCACGCCGGAGGGTGAGTTTCCGGCGGAGGAGTGGCTCGCGGGCGGCGGCTGCCCGTGTCCCGGGTGTGCGGCGGGCGATCTCGGCCTGCATAACCGGCTCGCTCTCGTCCGTGAGATTGCCGTTTCGACGCGGTTCCTCGCACGGGGGCAGCTCAGGGAATTCATCGAGAGGCGCTGCCGGGCGCACGCACCCTTCGTCGCAGCGCTCCGCCTCTTCGACGTCGAATACGACTTCACGGAACCCTCGACTCCGATCGTGCGCACGGCGCCGTTTCTGGCGCACACCGCAGAGTCCCTCCGGCGGCCGGAAGTGCGGAGATTTGCGGATCGCGTGACCGGGCGCTATGTCCCGTACCGGACAGATGTTGCGGTCATTCTGCCCTGCTCCGCGAGAAAGCCGTACTCCGGGTCCCGGAGTCACCACCTGTTGAAAGCGGCGATACGCGACCGGGCCCACGAGCTGATCATGACCTCGCCTCTGGGCCTCGTGCCCCGCGAGCTGGAGCGTCTCTACCCCGCGGCGCATTACGACATCCCGGTCACCGGATACTGGGATCGCGAAGAGCGGGAATTCATCGCGGCAACGCTGGCCGCATATCTCGGGCGCCACCGGTACCGGCGGGTGCTCGCACACGTGGAGGGAGGAAGCCTCGATATCGTTGCCGACGCAGCCGCCCGGTGCGGCACGGAGATCGAGTGTACCTGCCGCGGGCATCCGACCGATGCCGCTTCTCTCGATGCGCTCGGTGCCGCTCTCGAGGGCGAGCGGAGAAAAGTTCCCGACATCATCCGCGGGTGCGTTTCATGGCAGTTCGGAGCGGACATCGATACCCGCGGCCTCATGCTGAAAGGCAAATGGATGAACCAGAAGGTTGTGCGGGGAAAAGAACAGCTCTTCAGCCTTGATCCGGCCACCGGACTCCTCCGCCCTACGTTCGGGGGCTGGGACCTGATTCCGGAAGGATATCGCATTAAAATCGATAATTTCGTACCGAAAGGTGACGTTCTCGCCCCGGGCATCGTGGATGCCGACCCCGCCATCCGCGAAGGCGACGAAGTGCTTATCACCGGCGATCTGGCCGTCGCCACCGGCCGCGCCGTCATGGGCGCCCGGGAGATGCTGGAAAGCTCCTACGGTGTCGCTGCAAAAGTGAGAAAGGTGCACAAATTCGCCCCTGAGGGCCCGTAA
- a CDS encoding dihydroorotate dehydrogenase: protein MYSIEKAAEIADNIFEFWIHAPHVARHARAGQFLVLRIDEHGERIPLTISAAQGDSVRIVFMAVGKTTTQLAAMSPGDSIRDVAGPLGRPSETGKWGTCVVIGGGVGIACTPIIARELKEAGNTVIGIIGARNAGLLLLEDEMREACDELVVCTDDGSRGFHGFPADILKERLSTQAIDAIWIVGPAIMMKITSGVSRPFGVKTFVSLNPIMVDGTGMCGSCRVTVGGETRFACVDGPEFDAHEVDFDELMQRQRIYVDSERQALEHYHEHRCRCGGEGHE from the coding sequence GTGTATAGTATCGAAAAGGCGGCGGAAATTGCCGATAATATTTTTGAATTCTGGATCCATGCGCCTCATGTTGCCCGTCATGCACGTGCAGGCCAGTTCCTGGTACTGAGAATCGATGAGCACGGGGAACGCATCCCCCTGACGATCTCCGCAGCGCAGGGAGACTCTGTCCGTATCGTTTTTATGGCGGTGGGAAAAACGACGACCCAGCTCGCCGCGATGTCGCCGGGAGACTCAATTCGTGACGTTGCCGGCCCCCTTGGCCGCCCCTCGGAGACAGGGAAATGGGGGACCTGCGTCGTGATTGGCGGAGGTGTCGGAATCGCCTGCACCCCCATTATCGCCCGTGAGCTCAAAGAGGCCGGCAATACCGTCATCGGCATTATCGGAGCCAGAAATGCCGGGCTTCTCCTGCTGGAAGACGAGATGCGGGAGGCCTGCGACGAACTGGTCGTCTGCACCGACGACGGCAGCAGGGGCTTCCACGGATTTCCGGCAGATATTCTGAAGGAACGGCTCTCCACGCAGGCAATCGATGCCATCTGGATTGTCGGTCCGGCGATAATGATGAAGATCACGTCGGGCGTTTCCCGCCCCTTCGGCGTCAAGACATTTGTTTCCTTAAACCCGATCATGGTGGACGGGACCGGAATGTGCGGCTCCTGCCGGGTGACCGTCGGCGGCGAGACGCGGTTTGCCTGCGTTGACGGACCGGAATTCGACGCACATGAGGTCGATTTCGACGAGCTGATGCAGCGGCAGCGAATCTACGTTGATTCCGAGCGGCAGGCGCTCGAACACTATCACGAGCACCGGTGCCGGTGCGGCGGAGAGGGGCACGAATGA
- a CDS encoding dihydropyrimidine dehydrogenase (NADH-dependent; catalyzes the conversion of pyrimidines to 5,6-dihydro compounds in pyrimidine degradation) produces MSKRPADERLRDFGEVDLGLSEEEAVAEAERCLQCKKPACVGGCPVCIDIPGFIAAVAERDFRRAAAVLRDQNMLPAICGRVCPQESQCEGVCILGIKSEPVRIGALERFVADREREEGIVLPAVAPPTGKRVAIIGSGPAGITAAAECARAGHAVTIFESLHEAGGVLTYGIPAFRLPKDIVGREIEEVLALGADLHLNHLAGRSVPVEEILAYDAVFLATGAGLPSFMGIEGEQLGGVYSANEFLTRVNLMHADRFPEFDTPVVRGSRVAVIGGGNVAMDAARVARRLGAKVSLIYRRREDDFPARQAEVANAREEGVEFICCANPVRILGGPAVTGIECVRMEMQHPDTSGRPTPIPVEESAFTLDVDVVIEAIGQGPNPLLVSLIPGLLRGKRGNVVVSEDGATSVPRVFAGGDVATGAATVISAMGAAKQAARSINALLEKQ; encoded by the coding sequence ATGAGCAAACGGCCGGCTGATGAGCGGCTCCGCGATTTCGGTGAAGTTGACCTGGGTCTTTCGGAAGAGGAAGCGGTCGCCGAGGCAGAGCGGTGCCTGCAGTGCAAAAAGCCTGCCTGCGTCGGAGGATGCCCCGTCTGCATCGACATACCGGGTTTTATTGCCGCCGTGGCGGAACGGGACTTCCGCCGGGCGGCGGCAGTTCTCAGGGACCAGAATATGCTCCCTGCGATATGCGGCCGTGTCTGCCCGCAGGAGTCGCAGTGCGAGGGCGTCTGCATCCTCGGCATCAAATCTGAACCGGTGCGCATCGGTGCGCTGGAGCGGTTCGTTGCCGACCGAGAAAGGGAAGAGGGGATTGTCCTGCCTGCCGTCGCTCCTCCGACGGGAAAACGCGTCGCCATTATCGGTTCCGGCCCTGCCGGAATAACCGCCGCCGCGGAATGTGCACGGGCGGGTCATGCGGTGACGATCTTCGAATCCCTGCATGAGGCCGGGGGTGTCCTGACCTACGGGATACCCGCCTTCCGTCTTCCGAAAGATATCGTCGGCCGTGAGATCGAGGAGGTGCTTGCCCTCGGCGCCGATTTGCACCTGAACCACCTTGCCGGGAGGAGTGTGCCGGTCGAGGAGATCCTCGCCTATGATGCGGTCTTCCTCGCCACCGGTGCGGGACTTCCCTCCTTCATGGGGATCGAAGGGGAGCAGCTGGGCGGCGTGTATTCGGCAAACGAGTTTCTCACCCGGGTCAACCTGATGCATGCCGACCGGTTCCCCGAATTCGATACGCCGGTGGTGCGGGGAAGCCGTGTGGCGGTGATCGGCGGCGGCAACGTGGCGATGGATGCCGCACGGGTCGCCCGCCGTCTCGGGGCGAAGGTCTCGCTGATCTACCGGCGGAGAGAGGATGATTTCCCTGCCCGGCAGGCCGAGGTCGCCAATGCCCGCGAAGAGGGCGTCGAATTCATATGCTGTGCAAATCCCGTCCGGATCCTCGGCGGCCCTGCCGTGACCGGCATCGAATGCGTGCGGATGGAGATGCAGCACCCGGATACGAGCGGACGCCCGACACCGATTCCGGTCGAGGAGAGTGCGTTTACGCTCGATGTCGACGTCGTCATCGAAGCGATCGGGCAGGGCCCCAACCCGCTGCTGGTCAGCCTGATTCCCGGGCTTCTCAGGGGGAAGAGAGGCAATGTCGTCGTGAGCGAAGACGGAGCGACATCGGTGCCCCGCGTCTTTGCCGGAGGCGATGTCGCCACCGGTGCCGCCACCGTCATCTCGGCCATGGGTGCCGCCAAGCAGGCCGCCCGCTCGATCAATGCACTGCTGGAAAAACAATAA
- a CDS encoding GCN5 family acetyltransferase — MFPRIILCIDVRELRHDEFPLVEEIWEHYHGQKTDPATDRIFGVFIEDTLSAVARCRRHPDGLEVDGVFVPDEFRDRGYARKAVRALVDACGSDVLYMHSTLELVAFYRTFGFVPIPESELPPTIRDRFAFSLGELEGTNVRPMKRMP, encoded by the coding sequence ATGTTCCCCCGCATCATCCTCTGCATCGATGTCAGGGAACTCCGGCACGACGAGTTTCCGCTGGTCGAGGAGATCTGGGAGCATTACCACGGCCAGAAGACGGATCCCGCCACGGATCGGATTTTCGGGGTTTTCATCGAGGACACACTCTCCGCGGTTGCCCGATGCAGGCGGCATCCCGACGGTCTCGAGGTGGACGGCGTGTTCGTACCCGACGAGTTCCGGGACCGGGGGTATGCCCGGAAAGCGGTCCGGGCGCTGGTGGATGCATGCGGTTCCGATGTTCTGTACATGCATTCGACACTGGAGCTCGTGGCGTTTTACCGGACATTCGGGTTCGTCCCGATTCCCGAGAGCGAACTCCCTCCGACAATCCGGGACCGCTTTGCTTTCTCCCTCGGTGAACTGGAAGGCACGAATGTCCGCCCGATGAAACGCATGCCGTAA
- a CDS encoding 7-cyano-7-deazaguanine tRNA-ribosyltransferase (replaces guanine with 7-cyano-7-deazaguanine at position 15 in the dihydrouridine loop of archaeal tRNAs) codes for MAINFEVLHKDIAGRCGKLRVGPKTVKTPVLLPVINPHIPLITPKEMQRMGVEALITNAYIFYKSTRFRDAALESGLHAVLDFDGVIMTDSGAFQQSVYGDVEITNTETVAFQRAIGSEIIVPMDIATPPGAEYPVARAELDLTMERIREALTVVDDGHLAAPVQGGRFTDLREDAGRRVRDLGVTFCPVGAVVPLMESYRYRELVDVVLAAKQGLSPSSCVHLFGAGHPSMLALAAAMGCDVFDSAAYALYAREGRYMTTHGSLKIGELAELPCACEVCRSHTARELGDSPDRERLLALHNLHVTLAEIARIRQSIQDGTLWELVDERCRNHPRLLSGYRRLLARAPGLEAQDRVSKRRFFYRGSESCGRTEVIRYHRTADRIPVGKRVMIACTEQDAPPGEGFDTVLRFKPPFGPYPPELAETYPVGQSEIPEWDADMVRAGCAGIRSLVAANPGSAFTVVTGESWLPVFEEELGTTGVRFGTI; via the coding sequence ATGGCTATCAATTTCGAAGTACTACACAAGGACATCGCCGGACGGTGCGGAAAGCTGCGGGTCGGGCCGAAGACGGTGAAGACCCCGGTGCTGCTGCCGGTGATCAACCCGCATATCCCGCTCATCACACCGAAGGAGATGCAGAGGATGGGCGTCGAGGCGCTGATCACAAATGCATATATTTTCTACAAGAGCACTCGGTTCCGCGACGCCGCCCTTGAATCGGGCCTCCACGCCGTGCTGGACTTCGACGGCGTCATCATGACCGATTCAGGCGCCTTCCAGCAGTCGGTCTACGGCGACGTGGAGATTACGAACACCGAGACCGTGGCGTTCCAGCGGGCGATCGGCAGCGAGATCATCGTGCCGATGGACATCGCGACACCGCCGGGCGCCGAGTATCCGGTTGCCCGGGCCGAGCTTGATCTCACGATGGAGAGGATACGCGAAGCGCTGACCGTCGTTGACGATGGCCATCTCGCCGCCCCGGTGCAGGGCGGACGGTTCACCGACCTTCGGGAAGATGCCGGCAGGCGGGTGCGGGATCTCGGCGTCACCTTCTGTCCCGTCGGAGCGGTCGTCCCGCTCATGGAGAGCTACCGGTACCGGGAGCTCGTCGACGTCGTGCTCGCGGCAAAACAGGGCCTCTCTCCCTCTTCCTGCGTCCACCTCTTCGGAGCGGGCCACCCCTCCATGCTCGCGCTTGCCGCGGCGATGGGGTGCGATGTCTTTGATTCCGCCGCCTATGCCCTCTACGCCCGGGAAGGCCGGTACATGACGACGCACGGCAGCCTGAAAATCGGCGAACTCGCAGAGCTCCCCTGCGCCTGCGAGGTCTGCCGCAGCCATACCGCACGCGAACTCGGGGACTCGCCGGATCGCGAACGCCTGCTCGCTCTCCACAATCTGCACGTAACCCTCGCGGAAATCGCCCGCATCCGCCAGTCGATCCAGGACGGAACCCTCTGGGAACTTGTGGACGAGCGATGCCGGAACCATCCCCGCCTGTTGTCCGGCTACCGCCGGCTGCTTGCCCGCGCACCCGGCCTCGAGGCACAGGACCGCGTTTCGAAACGCCGGTTTTTCTATCGCGGCAGCGAGAGCTGCGGGCGGACCGAGGTGATCCGGTACCATCGGACGGCGGACCGGATTCCGGTTGGAAAACGGGTCATGATCGCCTGCACGGAACAGGACGCCCCGCCGGGAGAGGGGTTCGACACGGTGCTCCGGTTCAAACCGCCCTTCGGCCCCTATCCTCCCGAACTTGCCGAGACCTATCCTGTCGGGCAGAGCGAAATTCCCGAATGGGACGCGGATATGGTGAGGGCGGGATGCGCCGGCATACGAAGCCTTGTCGCGGCGAACCCCGGCTCGGCATTTACGGTCGTCACCGGAGAATCGTGGCTGCCGGTTTTCGAAGAGGAGCTCGGGACTACGGGGGTGCGGTTTGGCACGATATGA